Genomic DNA from Solanum dulcamara chromosome 4, daSolDulc1.2, whole genome shotgun sequence:
ATAGTAAAGGATAGAGAACCAAAACCAATAATGATAGGCGAAGCTCTCTCATTATCATCTCATGTCAAAACCATAGATTCAAAGAAAAGGGATCAAAATACAACCAAGGGATCATATCTACTAATTCTTTTAATCCATTTAGTAATAGGGATCTTGAACTAAGACAAGACGCTAAAAGCTAAAACATCACCCAGTAATCAAAGTTAATGGAAAGGACTCAAGGAATAGATCCATATAAAGGATAATATGGTCCCTTGATCAGTCCCTATGATATCACATAGTTCTCAAGCAGGGAATACAGAGCTGCATCAGTATGTATGAACCAAATAGAACAAGTGGCAATACATCACAATAAATGCTGATGCAGTGATCAAATGAACATGCAGCAATACATCACAATACATAAACTGCTGTTACTACCCTTGAGTCAAATATACCCTGTCCCAAAAAAGTCACCTATGCTCAAGTAACTAATCAAATGGAAAGTCAAAAGCTGCTAAAACACACCTTGATTTCAGATCCTCTTAAGCGTTTCATGGTCACATTTTGGGAAGATATCTGAAATAAGATAAGATCTTATGAGTGTGTGTGTTTTTGGTAAGTTGAGTCTTATTAAGAAACAGTACCAAGAAAGCACAGAAGCAAATACAAAAGGCAGGACTTGTTTTACATTAGATATTCAGGGATTCTAACAACTCCAGCATGTGCAAATTCAAAACTAGCTTCCCTTTCATCCAGAAGTACAAATTCTGCATACATCTATACTTAGCAACAGATATCATCTCCTTTTATCTGTAAAAAAACACCTCCTATTTCTTTCAATccatatagtctatgcaatgcACAGAGGAATAGTCATCCATATCTTCTTCTGAAATTTGCCAGTATAATATTTCTTCCAACAGAATAACAAACTTTTACAGATCTTATGAGTAATTGCATATTTGAAGACATTGAGAAGAGAGGTAAAAGCTGTATTTAGCTGATTATGAAACTAAAAGGAAACAATATACTCCTCTAAGAAGAATCTTCATGCGATAGAAATATGTAAGAACACGGGATAAATAAAAGATGGTACTGCAGCAATATGCAACATGTCAATAGCCATACATCCATGCCAATATAGTGACGCTGCAGATGTGGCAAAACTCAATAAACAATAATAAAGCGTTGTttatacaacaaaaataaatttcGTTTTTAATTGTAAGATAGTAAATATAAACACGTTCCCAGCAGGATTGGATATAATTTAGATGTAAGACCAAAGTCCTCTAGTGATTAGGTTTTCTGAAGCAGGGAACTTTCTATGTTCTGTGTACTGGAAACGTGTTCTTTGTCATGTGATATATTCTAATGAACTGCTCTATGATACAAGTTTCGGTACGGGCATGCGCAACCAAAAGGGCATGtctaattattattatacaCCATGTTCATTTTTAACTTTCTCCAAGCTTAGACTACTGATAAAACCAGTAATGGGGCCTACCAAATGCCCCAACCCCTCATCCAAGAGAATACTCGCGTGGTGAACTTTCTAAAATTATTActgacaaaaaaaaaacacaaacatGTTTCCAGTAGGATCAAATATAATCTTGATGTAGGACCAAGTCCTCTTGTCATTTGGTTTGCAGGGAACTTCTAATGTTCTGCATATTACAGACTTGTTCTCTTTCGcatgatatattttaaagaaCTGTTTTATGATAAAGAGTCTCGGCATGGACATGTGTGACCAAAGGCATGCTTAGATTTCCTTTAAGATACAAATACTTCTCTTTATACAGCCTTTTTTGAAAACCTTCTAGAGCTATTTACTGACCAAGCAATTTTTAAGGAAACAGCACACTACTTCTACAAACCTTCTTGCGTTCTTGGCGAATGTTTTTCCTCTTACTTTGCTTCATGTCCATCAAAAACTCATCAAAGCTGAACATAAAAGAACAAACTTATAACAatcaaaaagaaacaaaaactcATTTACATGATGTAGTGGTAAATCAGAACACATAGAAGTGTGGAAAAAATGTAGAGGTCTATATAATGCTCATCAGATAAAGCAATCTCAATTCCTTTGTtggctttttcttttttggagaTTAATTGCGGTGTCCTCTCCAGCTTGTGCACACCTCAATTAATTACCTTTTACCTCCCATCAACACAGGAACAAGGTCACTATGTCTATCAAGGTCTAGAGAGATGAAAACAAATCAAGTATTGTGACTTGTGCAAGATTTGAACCTTAGTTCCCAAGGTTACTCCAACTCTATCACAGCGAGGCAACCCCCTTCCATGGATTTTGTGATAGAAGCAGTACCAGTTCTAGAAGAAACCCATTTAACTAGATTACAAATAAGGTCTATCATAAGCATCAAGCCCCTTCATCAATCATCAACCAGGAGATGAGCCATTCGGAATCTATAGTACGATAGTATGTAATATGACCAAATGAAATAAGATCACCTactaagaagaaaaagaacaaaCTACAAGCTACTATGTGAAATTTGTTCTTCAAATTTCAGAGCAACTATCTCAAATATGAAGTAGATCTACATACTCACTTTTTATAATTACGATTTTTCCAATGATACTGCATTCCAATCCTTTGCAGAAAACCTTTCTTCTCCAACTTGTGCCACTCATTTGCAGTGGGAAAAGTAATATGTAGAGATGAAACGTTAAACTGTCAAGGTAGAATGTCATAAGAATACAGAAAAATGGAGCATTGTTAGGCATATGAAATTAATCAATGCATCCCTAACTATGATTATCGACTGAACTTAATAAGAGTTCTGGAACAGTTATTTACTAATAAAGGACAGTTATTTACTAATAAAGGTATGGGCCACATggcaaaatatgaaataatgtacTAGATTCTCCAGCTAATCACTTAGCACGAATTACTTAATGTATCGTTAAACTATGTAACTCAACAGTAGTACAATTCAAGaagccaaaagaaggaaatatttGAACAAAAGAAACAGAGAGGAGCTAATTCATAAGCTTTGTTGCTCAAGAAGTAACTTCAACCAAATGAGAATTTTGGAGATTTTAATGGCCCTATCAGAAATCTTTTTCCAAATTGACCGGGATGGTACTGGTCATTTTACAAGAATGATGCCCCAACAACACATTTAGCATGTCTTATGCCATGTGCCTCGACCTTTGTCAGCCATACACACATGTTCCTTTGATCACACAAATAATGTGGGTTTTCCTTCTTAGGGTGTTTGATTATCAAATTCGTAATCATAATTCTCAACCAAGTTATTTGACATGCTCTGTCTTATAGGATGCACATACTGAACCGGTAGAATTGCAAATTCCTCAATTGCCTTCTGAGTTTTTCTACCAAGCTTTCACAATTAAAGGTAGCATTGACATCACTAGAAAGTGTCATAGACTTTAGAGATCTCCTCCACAGAACAGATTTATCTTCACGCTTCTTATAACTTAGAAAGACATGACACCTTCCGTTAAATAAGGATAACAGAAATATTGGCTTGAATATGCAGGATCTTCCATAAACAATGAGCaacaattaataaaaataaaaagaatcagACTTACAACTGGACGAGTTTAAAAAGTATTTATGAAATCCAAAGTATTATTAAGTTTGTTTGGACATGAAGAAAAGAATACCTTGACTGCCAAATCCTTTATTGCAGAGACCAGGATGTCAAAAACTTGATCTCTATGTGACGTGTTACGGACCAAGATCCTCGGGCCAGTAACTGGAGTGAAAGGCACCGAGCATTGCAGCTTTGGATAATAGCTCAAACCATAATTGTAATAGGCATTTGCCCAAGAATGATCGAATACATATTCACCATAAGAATGGCTGCAAATTTGGATCAGAAGGAATTAGCTTCAATGCATATCCATTTCAATACAGTCCTGTATCCAGTTGAAGAAACAAGTGAAAAGCATAGTCCACATATAGCATGGCAGATGTTAAACCTTTTGAGATAAAGAGGAAcaacacctaaaatattattACTTTCATCCTCAGCAATGATGTGCTGTGGTATCCAGCCAGTTCCCTGAGAGAAGACATAAGCTTTTCTTCCATCAAAATGTGGTCATAACAAGGGCAGAGGCAGCATAAATTGAAGATTCTGAATATAGAAGATAGATGAGATACATGATTAGATGCCTAGGTCTCTCATGAGTTGATTGAATGAGAGTAGGCTCACAGCTATTCCAACAATGATAGGAAGATATAGAGAGAACATAACTAAGAAATGGTTGAGAATAAACCAGTATAAATAAGCAAAAGACAGAATATTAGCCACAACTGATATTATTGAAATACGCATGCAAAAGCAACTGTTTACTTATATAAAACACCAGTTAACACAAAAAGAAGACacagagagaaaaaagaaacaatGGCAAGCGTGCTTCTCTTAACCATGCAACAAATAACTATTAAGCATAGCATTTTCAAGTAAAAGTCGTCAAGGTGATGATTGATAACCTCAACGGCCGAGCCAGACTCCTCTAAGCTCGAAAGAAAACCGTGTGAGAGGAAGGGATTAAACTGCTGAGGACCGATGGCATCAAGACTGCACGAATCCCACTTATCTGGTGAAACGTCTGAGATTGAGGAAACCACAGAAACGGATATCTTTTCAGAAGTTCCTGTATCCCCCtaaaacaaaagagaaaatcTATTAACATTTGAAGTAAACCACCACTATAACTACCATAACTTTCAAAAGGAACAAAagggcggggggggggggggggggagggggggggcgAAACCCAAGAAATACCAGTGTGTCTGCCCCTGATAAAGTGAATTCCCCAAGTGAAAGAACCTTGTCAGCAGgcttcactcttcttcttgaaccccAAAACAGTGCTTTTACTTTGAAAATACAAAGTGAATTGTGGGTAAAGTGCGCAGATGAGGATTTTCCCTACAATACAAAACAGAAAACAGAAAACAAAAAAACTATTAACCCTTGTTGTTGATGCACCCTCAAACTAAGAATCGGACTTGGAATTCCTTTATAATTTAATGAAAGCAAAGCTATTCTGAATGAACTCAACCTATTTAAGCGAGCTTTGCAAAGTAAGAACCgacaatattattattaagcTAATCGATTGATTGAATGAAACactttcaaagtcaattttctAAAGAGAAAAATAGTTGTGTGAgataagagagagagagagagaagaatgAACAAGTACAAGGTGGAAAGGAACATGGCCTAGAAATGGTGAAGAAGGAGCTGCCCCTGCAATGGCCATGGCTTCCCACCACCAAGTAGATAATTGATTTAAAACTATCTATTTATTGCGTCAATTCGTAGCCACCAAAAACTTACAGCCTTGTTCTCCCCGGAACTCGAGATTATAATAGTCAAACAATTGAAATACAGGCTTGTTCCATTGGTTAAAGCTTTTAGtgttctcaaaaagaaaaaattgtgaTGAAAAATGTAATATTTAGTCTGATTTCGttctattttagaaaatatttgtcCATATAATTTGATAGAGGTAATGTTGGCCTTAGTAAAGCTTATCATTGCCTTCTTACTTTTGATATCTCACATATAGTTATATTTCTTACTTTTGATATCTCACATCATTAGTTGTTTATTGCATTTCAATGTTGCTATATTTTCTGCCTTAGTGAAGCTTATCATTGCCTTCTTAATTTTGATATCTTAcatataactatattttttgcttttgataTCTCACATCATTAGTTGTTTATTGCATTTCGATGTTGCTATGTTTTCTGCcctatttttcttctttgtacTTGAATTTGCTGCATTTGAATTAAGTGTCTTTAAGAAACAACCTCTTTACTTCCACAAAGTAATGATAAAATCTGCGGACACTCTATCATTTCCAAACTACACTTGTGGATTTCACTGAGTacgttgttattgttgttgatccCTGTAGTTACTGCTGCTCATTCGAGAAAGTCTTCACTACGGTTTGCCTTTTGTTTGTTTGGACCAAATGGTTTGGCTCTTTTTTCAATTAGTTGTATGGACGAAATATAAAGGAAGAAAATGCCATTTACTTGGGTGAGGATAACCAGCCGATACATTAGCAACTTTATCAAACaaatacacaaaaaaattacataagccTAAACTCCCTTCGACTCCCTCATAGTAGCTCAAAACCTTACAACTGTTTCAAATCTCCTACACTCACAAAAACATAAGACGACTCTGGGGAGAAAAATGATATCATACTCAATGGAGTCAAAAACTTGGTGGTTTCCATCATTCTGCTGCCTGCTAAAGCTAGTATGTCACTTAACTGCTTAAACTTACACCGAAAGAGATGCCCCATTATCAGCCATGGTTAAATTTAGTATCATATTAGCTGCCTTTGGAGCCCTGACAAGGTAGAAGGATTTTAAACATAAGCAAACTTCTAGAGtatgaaattcatcttgaagcAAATGCAACAACTTCAAGCTTGAAACCCCAAGTGTAGCATTCCAAGACAACCCCAAATACCAAttgaattaagaaaataaaattccatTCAAACAGCAAAAGCAATTGTATATAAGTAGTTCTTAGTTCTTGAAAAGTTTGAGGAGAGGAGGGCGAAGTGGAAGGTATTAAGTACCATGACTCAGGTGTCTGGTAGAGGGATGCTGAATTGCCAAAGCACGACTGAAGCATATCCGTGTAAATGACACCAGGATTAAGTGCAACAGCTGCCATTCCAGGGGGCAACTCCTTTGCAACTGACGCTGTCAAACCTTCAATTGCCCATTTTGAAGCACAATAAGGTGCCACCTGTGAAGATTTAATAACCAGGTCTCAACATCAGTGATATAAGCTAGTAATAATAATCTAAATAATAGGCTTTCTCATCATCAATTTGCATCTGGTAATCCTACATACACTAAGTTTCTTCCTCATTAACGTCCAAATTTTGAAGTGCCAGTTTAAACGTTCACATCTAAGACCCAAAAACAAATGCAACTTAGGTTCTTAAATACTTAAAGGATCATGTTTGAGTTCCATGGTCACCACAAGTCATCTAGTGCAAATGTTCTCAAATGTCACCCAGATTAACCCATCAAAATTAAGTTCATCAACTCTTTACATACTTTGAAATCCCTCAGTTGTTAGGGACATAAAATATGAGATCTGATGCACAGCTGGCTACAAGAACCATCATTTTGGTAAATCATCAGCAATATGATTAACAGACTAGAGTAGAACTCTGAGAACTTATGCAGTTTTGGTGATTTCAGTAGAAACTGAGTTTTACCTGTGCCGCGCCAGATCTTCCCCATCCAGAAGACATATTTATGATCACTCCTTGCTTCTTCTCAAGCATTAGGGGAATAAAGTGACGCAGAACATTTGCAGTTCCTTTCAGGTTAGTATCAATGACAGAATCAAACTCTTCAGCTGGCACTTCCCAAAGTTTGTTGTTCCTATTAATAGTTCCCGCACAGTTCACTGAATGAGGTTCATATTTTAGGTTCGTTTGAATGAGAGATAACAAAGACCAGTATAAACAGTTGATTGTCAATTTAAAACCATAAAAGTGTAACCTGTCAATTCAGCAAACTTCAACAGGTTGGGTGAGTGACATAATTATAAGGGTTAAATTTGGTTAACTCAAATTAACACATCGAGAAGACTGGGTCAACATAGGCTAGTTACCGACCCATATAAACCTGGAGCTTTGTCACATCACACtgtctccaaaaaaaaaaagaggacaAACAAATGGCTTTGatgaaatatataattttattttattgcacAATGAAGCACTTTTAAGCAACTCAACTTTACAGCTATaagctagaaaaacataagcaAATAGAACAGTAGTGTTGAGTTAGGTGGTTTGAACTATAAGCCGCTAGTCAACCCATCTTGATCTAACTCATTTCGACCTAAACAGACTTAGAAGAAATAGAGTCATTGACCCATTCATTGATTCAACCAATTTTTCTACCTATATCAACCTAACATTTATATTTCAACACTCCTAGTTAAGAGTAAATATACATCTAAACTTCCTACCTTTATTTTATAGCTAGAAACTTACCGTCAATGAATCAATCAACCATATATCCATCAGAACCTAGA
This window encodes:
- the LOC129885940 gene encoding uncharacterized protein LOC129885940, giving the protein MAIAGAAPSSPFLGHVPFHLGKSSSAHFTHNSLCIFKVKALFWGSRRRVKPADKVLSLGEFTLSGADTLGDTGTSEKISVSVVSSISDVSPDKWDSCSLDAIGPQQFNPFLSHGFLSSLEESGSAVEGTGWIPQHIIAEDESNNILGVVPLYLKSHSYGEYVFDHSWANAYYNYGLSYYPKLQCSVPFTPVTGPRILVRNTSHRDQVFDILVSAIKDLAVKFNVSSLHITFPTANEWHKLEKKGFLQRIGMQYHWKNRNYKNFDEFLMDMKQSKRKNIRQERKKISSQNVTMKRLRGSEIKASHWDTFYKFYRNTTDNKWGTAYLTRDFFHLMGAKMGDNVLLVVAEESDELVAAALNLIGGDTLYGRLWGCLPGVYYANLHFEACYYQAIDAAIELNLSTVEAGAQGEHKIQRGYMPVTTYSCHYVLDEDFKRIINDFLVRETAQVKLVMNLLQDSGPFKENVWN
- the LOC129885941 gene encoding NADPH-dependent pterin aldehyde reductase encodes the protein MTLPPMPTPAVNSSMRSAGGSIRTLLITGVSRGLGKALALEVAKRGHCIIGCGRSQDKLNAFQTELASSTNPPSENKHLLMSVDVSLDSSVEEFARAVMEKKGVPDIIVNCAGTINRNNKLWEVPAEEFDSVIDTNLKGTANVLRHFIPLMLEKKQGVIINMSSGWGRSGAAQVAPYCASKWAIEGLTASVAKELPPGMAAVALNPGVIYTDMLQSCFGNSASLYQTPESWAPKAANMILNLTMADNGASLSV